In a single window of the Streptococcus ilei genome:
- the birA gene encoding bifunctional biotin--[acetyl-CoA-carboxylase] ligase/biotin operon repressor BirA, with protein sequence MKTHEILYQTLAQAQDYVNGEQLAQEMGLSRTSIWKAIQRLEKEGIEIESIKNRGYKILSGDLLIPQVIEEHCPLTVSYNPQCQSTQLDAKNAMEAGGHSSTLYLAPYQMAGKGRFGRDYFSPSQGGIYMSLHLKPNLPFDQAPAYTLMVAAAIYKALKNLALLDIDIKWVNDIYYKGKKVGGILTEAISSIETGLITDVIIGIGLNFAITNFPTELKDKAGSLFDSQPPITRNELIAEIWKEFFNSPEEELIYLYKQRSLVLGKEVRFEQNQTSYQGLAKDISDSGQLLVQLTDGKERWLNSGEISLKQWDL encoded by the coding sequence ATGAAAACACACGAAATTTTATACCAAACCTTAGCCCAAGCTCAAGATTATGTCAATGGCGAGCAACTAGCCCAAGAAATGGGACTGTCTCGCACATCAATCTGGAAGGCCATTCAGCGTTTAGAAAAAGAAGGCATCGAAATTGAGTCCATCAAAAATCGAGGCTATAAGATCCTTTCTGGAGATCTCCTAATCCCCCAAGTTATCGAGGAGCATTGTCCTCTAACAGTCTCCTATAATCCCCAGTGCCAATCCACTCAGCTGGATGCCAAGAACGCCATGGAAGCTGGGGGACACTCCTCTACTCTGTATCTGGCTCCTTACCAAATGGCTGGAAAGGGACGTTTTGGGCGTGACTACTTCAGTCCTTCTCAAGGGGGTATCTACATGTCCCTCCACCTCAAGCCCAACCTCCCCTTTGATCAAGCTCCCGCCTATACCCTCATGGTCGCAGCTGCTATCTACAAGGCCCTGAAAAATCTGGCCTTATTGGATATCGATATCAAGTGGGTCAATGACATCTACTACAAGGGGAAAAAAGTTGGTGGCATTCTGACTGAAGCCATCAGCTCCATCGAAACAGGCCTCATCACAGATGTTATCATTGGTATCGGCCTTAATTTTGCCATCACCAATTTCCCTACGGAACTGAAGGACAAGGCTGGTTCCCTCTTTGACTCCCAGCCTCCCATTACTCGCAATGAACTGATTGCTGAGATTTGGAAAGAATTTTTCAATAGTCCAGAAGAGGAGCTGATCTACCTCTACAAGCAACGCTCACTAGTTCTAGGTAAAGAAGTCCGCTTCGAACAAAATCAGACTAGCTACCAAGGGCTAGCCAAGGATATTTCGGACAGTGGACAACTACTAGTCCAACTGACGGACGGCAAAGAACGCTGGCTCAACAGTGGCGAAATCTCCCTCAAGCAGTGGGATCTATAA
- a CDS encoding LacI family DNA-binding transcriptional regulator, giving the protein MATIKDIAEKAGVSQATVSRVLNQDQNLSVSDATRKLIFETAEKLHYQKKHRKNNPLQSKRYRIAILEWVTEEEELEDLYYYSIRVGIEKQAQELGHDIFRVFNLEDWGPLEKADGIIALGKFSPETIRQLESYQKRLVFVDSNTLVYGHTCVMTDFETSVYQALAYLIESGHNQIGLLVGQETTADNRPLQTDPRYMSFKHYLEEKELYQPDYIRVGHFSSDSGYDMMKELIDELGNRLPSAFFMASDALAVGALRALQEASIPVPDRVSLISFNDTSIAKHVYPPLSTVTVYTEEMGKQAIHSLLQDLQRGDSGIPTMHTLATRLTIRESTR; this is encoded by the coding sequence ATGGCAACGATTAAAGACATTGCAGAAAAAGCAGGCGTTTCTCAGGCAACGGTCTCTCGCGTCCTCAACCAAGATCAAAACCTTTCCGTTAGTGATGCAACTCGGAAACTGATCTTCGAAACGGCTGAGAAACTCCATTACCAAAAGAAACATCGAAAAAATAACCCTCTTCAAAGCAAACGCTACCGGATTGCTATTTTAGAATGGGTGACTGAAGAGGAAGAGTTAGAGGATCTTTATTACTACTCTATTCGAGTTGGGATTGAAAAACAAGCCCAAGAACTCGGGCATGATATCTTCCGTGTCTTTAACTTAGAAGATTGGGGACCTCTTGAAAAAGCTGATGGAATTATCGCTCTAGGTAAATTTAGCCCAGAAACTATCCGTCAACTTGAATCCTATCAGAAAAGACTCGTCTTTGTGGACTCTAATACTTTAGTATATGGCCATACCTGTGTCATGACAGATTTTGAAACATCCGTCTACCAAGCGTTAGCTTACTTGATAGAATCTGGTCACAACCAGATTGGTCTTCTTGTTGGACAAGAAACGACCGCTGATAATCGTCCTCTTCAAACAGATCCCCGTTACATGAGTTTTAAGCATTATCTAGAAGAGAAAGAACTCTATCAACCCGATTATATCCGAGTGGGGCACTTCTCAAGTGACTCTGGCTATGATATGATGAAAGAATTGATTGATGAATTGGGAAATCGACTTCCGTCAGCCTTTTTCATGGCCAGCGATGCCTTGGCTGTTGGGGCTCTCCGTGCCCTTCAAGAAGCCAGTATTCCTGTTCCAGATCGGGTCAGTCTCATCTCCTTTAATGATACCTCGATTGCTAAGCATGTCTATCCGCCACTTTCTACCGTCACTGTCTACACAGAAGAAATGGGGAAACAGGCTATTCACAGTCTCTTACAAGACCTTCAAAGAGGAGATTCAGGTATTCCAACTATGCATACTCTGGCCACTCGTCTTACCATCCGTGAAAGCACACGTTAA
- a CDS encoding AraC family transcriptional regulator, which produces MLVFSEYQTDTIDLALDFYGYEDCPKNYEFGPSVRDNFVLHFITKGKGVFHINKKEIHLEAGDLFLLPKNKVTYYQADAEDPWSYYWIGISGTKVSDFMHFSTLHEKGFLKKTEVDTERIGQFMEQIVHKSEASKMTSHYQLHLLSQIYELLFLISEVAPDIHRSHPSPTYQLYLTCKHVIETHYNKDHLSIQEIADDLNVHRSYLTTVFKEFHQISPKEFLHSVRMQRAQQLLTNTDESIKIVAYSVGFSDPLYFSKAFKSYSQLTPSQYRSKHKI; this is translated from the coding sequence ATGTTAGTCTTTTCTGAATACCAAACCGACACTATTGACCTAGCCCTTGATTTTTATGGCTACGAAGATTGCCCAAAGAATTACGAATTCGGACCTAGCGTCCGCGACAATTTTGTTCTACATTTTATCACCAAGGGAAAAGGTGTCTTTCATATCAATAAAAAAGAAATCCACTTAGAAGCTGGAGATCTCTTCCTTCTCCCTAAAAATAAAGTGACCTACTACCAGGCAGACGCCGAAGATCCTTGGTCCTATTACTGGATTGGCATCAGTGGCACCAAAGTGAGTGATTTCATGCATTTTTCAACCCTGCATGAAAAAGGCTTTCTAAAGAAAACAGAGGTGGACACAGAGAGAATTGGCCAGTTTATGGAGCAGATTGTCCACAAGTCTGAGGCATCTAAGATGACCTCACACTACCAACTCCACCTTCTCTCTCAGATTTATGAATTGCTCTTTCTCATCAGTGAAGTGGCTCCTGATATCCATCGGAGCCATCCATCTCCAACTTATCAACTCTACCTGACCTGCAAGCATGTGATTGAGACGCATTACAATAAAGATCATTTGAGTATTCAAGAGATCGCTGATGACCTCAATGTCCATCGCTCCTACCTAACAACTGTTTTCAAGGAATTTCACCAGATCTCTCCCAAGGAATTCTTGCACTCGGTCCGCATGCAACGTGCCCAGCAGTTACTGACCAATACAGACGAAAGCATCAAGATTGTTGCCTACTCCGTTGGCTTTTCAGACCCCCTTTATTTTTCAAAGGCTTTTAAGTCCTATAGCCAACTAACCCCTAGCCAATATCGAAGTAAACATAAAATTTAG
- a CDS encoding alpha-galactosidase, producing the protein MAIRIEQNLFYIESKGFSLILENRDGYLMLKHLGRPIPSYHFSNTVYEKDHAFSGNPTPDNRTFSLDSQRQILGQHGLGDFRKPSIQIQHGTTEVTDFLYVGANIYSGSVEASGLPNPHSVDKAETLALVFEDDQAALRLTLYYTAYEDRATITSFAKIENCSDETVVIHKALSVLADLPAGDYDILTLQGAYAREKTVRRQQVEQGIFSISSNRGASGHAQTPALILADHEVTEDAGSALAFQLLYSGNFEAFVQKNQLNEVRVGLGINPENFAWELAPDQSFDTPVAMITYSHQGLTGLSQESQAFVQNHIIPAPFAYKERPILINNWEATYFDFKKDKLLELADEAQKVGIELFVLDDGWFGNRYDDNRALGDWTVNEEKLGGSLAELIQGIHDKGLQFGLWVEPEMISVDSDLYRAHPDWAIQVPGYEHTYSRNQLVLDFSNREVVDYIKQVLDDLLGNHEIDYIKWDMNRNITKLGNGKTYLETKTQSHAYILGLYEVVSYLTEKYDQVLFESCSGGGGRNDLGMLRYFPQVWASDNTDAMARLPIQYGSSYLYPTISMGAHVSAVPNHQMGRITPLETRGHVAMMGNLGYELDLTSLSQEELATISAQVAHYKTIRPVVQFGQHYRLMNPSQGANQAAVQFTYQDRTVVTYVRVLSTVEEIEPTLKLKGLEEEALYSLEGTNQVYSGAELMYAGLTVVLPQGDFLSKQYVFVKK; encoded by the coding sequence ATGGCAATTCGCATTGAGCAGAATTTGTTCTATATAGAGAGTAAGGGATTTAGTCTCATCCTTGAAAATCGTGATGGCTATCTGATGCTCAAGCATTTGGGACGACCAATTCCGTCCTATCATTTTTCCAATACCGTGTATGAGAAGGACCATGCTTTCTCTGGAAATCCAACACCTGACAATCGGACCTTTAGCTTGGATAGCCAGCGACAAATCTTGGGACAGCACGGACTTGGAGATTTTCGAAAGCCGTCGATTCAGATCCAGCACGGTACTACAGAGGTAACCGATTTCCTCTATGTTGGAGCAAACATCTATTCTGGCAGTGTCGAGGCGAGCGGTCTTCCTAACCCTCACTCGGTAGACAAAGCTGAAACCTTGGCCCTGGTCTTTGAAGATGATCAAGCGGCCCTGCGGTTGACTCTCTACTACACCGCTTACGAGGATCGGGCAACAATCACAAGTTTCGCAAAGATTGAAAACTGTAGTGACGAAACGGTTGTGATTCACAAGGCTCTTAGTGTGTTGGCCGATCTGCCTGCCGGTGACTACGACATCCTCACTCTACAAGGAGCCTATGCGAGAGAAAAAACAGTCCGCCGTCAGCAAGTGGAGCAAGGAATCTTCTCCATCAGCTCTAACCGTGGTGCTTCAGGACACGCCCAGACCCCGGCTCTGATTCTTGCTGATCATGAAGTGACAGAAGATGCGGGTTCTGCTCTTGCCTTCCAACTACTCTACAGTGGAAATTTTGAAGCTTTTGTTCAGAAAAATCAACTCAATGAAGTTCGGGTTGGACTAGGGATCAATCCTGAAAACTTCGCCTGGGAATTGGCACCAGATCAGAGCTTTGATACCCCAGTGGCCATGATCACATACTCCCATCAGGGATTGACCGGTCTTAGCCAAGAGAGCCAAGCGTTTGTTCAAAACCATATTATTCCAGCTCCGTTTGCTTATAAAGAACGTCCGATCCTCATCAATAACTGGGAAGCAACCTACTTTGATTTCAAAAAAGACAAATTATTGGAGCTAGCAGATGAAGCTCAAAAAGTGGGGATTGAACTCTTCGTTCTTGATGATGGCTGGTTTGGCAATCGGTATGATGACAATCGGGCCCTCGGTGACTGGACCGTCAATGAAGAAAAATTAGGAGGAAGCCTAGCAGAATTGATCCAGGGTATCCATGACAAGGGACTACAATTTGGCCTTTGGGTGGAGCCGGAAATGATTTCTGTTGATAGTGACCTCTATCGGGCTCATCCGGACTGGGCTATTCAAGTCCCAGGCTACGAACACACCTATTCACGGAATCAACTGGTACTCGATTTCTCAAATAGAGAAGTAGTGGACTATATCAAGCAGGTCTTGGATGACTTACTTGGAAACCATGAAATCGACTATATCAAATGGGACATGAACCGCAATATCACCAAGCTTGGAAATGGGAAAACCTACCTTGAAACCAAGACGCAATCTCATGCGTATATCTTGGGTCTCTATGAAGTGGTTTCCTACTTGACGGAGAAATACGACCAGGTTCTCTTTGAGTCTTGCTCCGGTGGTGGTGGTCGTAATGACCTTGGTATGTTGCGTTACTTCCCACAGGTCTGGGCGAGTGACAATACGGATGCCATGGCCAGACTTCCCATCCAGTATGGATCTAGCTATCTCTATCCAACCATTTCCATGGGGGCTCACGTATCAGCTGTGCCAAATCATCAGATGGGGCGGATCACACCGCTTGAAACGCGTGGGCATGTGGCCATGATGGGAAATCTTGGCTATGAATTGGATCTGACCAGCCTTTCTCAAGAAGAGTTGGCTACCATCAGTGCTCAAGTCGCTCACTACAAAACAATTCGACCAGTTGTCCAATTCGGACAACACTACCGCTTAATGAACCCTAGTCAAGGTGCCAATCAAGCAGCTGTCCAGTTTACTTATCAAGACCGCACGGTTGTAACCTATGTAAGGGTCTTATCAACAGTTGAAGAGATCGAGCCGACCTTGAAACTCAAAGGATTGGAAGAAGAGGCGCTCTATAGCTTAGAAGGGACGAACCAAGTCTATTCAGGAGCCGAGCTCATGTATGCGGGCTTAACCGTCGTTCTTCCCCAGGGAGATTTTCTCTCTAAACAATATGTTTTTGTCAAAAAATAA
- a CDS encoding extracellular solute-binding protein codes for MKWYKKIGLLATTGIALFGLGACSNDGKSADGTVTIEYFNQKKEMTKTLEEIARDFEKENPKIKVKVVNVPNAGEVLKTRVLAGDVPDVVNIYPQSIELQEWAKAGVFEDLSNKDYLKRVKNGYAEKYAVNGKVYNVPFTANAYGIYYNKDKFEELGLKVPETWDEFEQLVKDIVAKGQTPFGIAGADAWTLNGYNQLAFATATGGGKEANQYLRYSQPNAIKLSDPIMKDDIKVMDILRINGSKQKNWEGAGYTDVIGAFARGDVLMTPNGSWAITAINEQKPTFKVGTFMIPGKEKGQSLTVGAGDLAWSISATTKHPKEANAFVEYMTRPEVMQKYYDVDGSPTAIEGVKQAGEDSPLAGMTKYAFTDRHLVWLQQYWTSEADFHTLTMNYVLTGDKQGMVNDLNAFFNPMKADVD; via the coding sequence ATGAAATGGTATAAAAAAATCGGACTTCTTGCTACTACAGGCATAGCCTTGTTTGGGCTCGGTGCTTGCTCCAACGATGGTAAATCTGCGGATGGCACAGTGACCATCGAGTATTTCAACCAGAAAAAAGAAATGACCAAAACCTTGGAAGAAATCGCTCGTGATTTTGAAAAGGAAAATCCTAAGATCAAGGTCAAAGTCGTCAATGTACCGAATGCTGGTGAAGTATTGAAGACACGTGTCCTGGCAGGAGATGTGCCGGATGTGGTCAATATTTACCCACAGTCCATCGAACTGCAAGAATGGGCAAAAGCAGGTGTCTTTGAAGATTTGAGCAACAAGGACTATCTAAAACGCGTGAAAAATGGCTATGCTGAAAAATATGCAGTGAACGGTAAAGTTTACAACGTTCCTTTCACAGCTAATGCTTATGGCATCTATTACAATAAGGATAAATTCGAAGAACTGGGCTTGAAGGTTCCGGAAACCTGGGATGAATTTGAACAATTAGTAAAAGATATCGTTGCTAAAGGACAAACACCATTTGGAATTGCAGGTGCAGATGCTTGGACACTCAATGGTTACAATCAATTAGCCTTTGCAACAGCAACAGGTGGAGGGAAAGAAGCCAATCAGTACCTTCGTTATTCTCAACCAAATGCCATTAAATTGTCTGATCCGATTATGAAAGATGACATCAAGGTCATGGATATCCTTCGCATTAATGGTTCTAAGCAAAAGAACTGGGAAGGTGCCGGCTATACAGACGTTATCGGAGCCTTCGCACGTGGGGATGTCCTCATGACACCAAATGGGTCTTGGGCAATCACAGCGATTAATGAACAAAAACCGACATTTAAGGTTGGGACCTTCATGATTCCAGGGAAAGAAAAAGGACAAAGCTTAACCGTTGGTGCGGGAGACTTGGCATGGTCTATCTCAGCCACTACCAAACATCCAAAAGAAGCCAATGCCTTTGTGGAATACATGACCCGTCCAGAAGTCATGCAAAAATACTACGATGTGGACGGATCTCCAACAGCGATTGAAGGGGTCAAACAAGCAGGAGAAGATTCACCGCTTGCTGGTATGACCAAATATGCCTTTACGGATCGTCACTTGGTCTGGTTGCAACAATACTGGACCAGTGAAGCAGACTTCCATACCTTGACCATGAACTATGTCTTGACCGGTGATAAACAAGGAATGGTCAATGATTTGAATGCCTTCTTTAATCCGATGAAAGCGGATGTGGATTAG
- a CDS encoding carbohydrate ABC transporter permease: protein MKKVLQKYWAWAFVAIPLLLQAIFFYVPMFQGAFYSFTNWTGLTYNYKFVGVNNFKLLFMDPKFMNAIGFTVIITIAMVVGEIALGIFIARVLNSKIKGQTFFRAWFFFPAVLSGLTVALIFKQVFNYGLPAIGNALHIEFLQTSLLGTKWGAIFAAVFVLLWQGVAMPIIIFLAGLQSIPTEITEAARIDGATSKQVFWNIELPYLLPSVSMVFILALKGGLTAFDQVFAMTGGGPNNATTSLGLLVYNYAFKNNQFGYANAIAVILFFLIVVISIIQLRVSKKFEI from the coding sequence ATGAAAAAAGTATTACAAAAATATTGGGCATGGGCTTTTGTGGCCATCCCCCTCTTGTTACAAGCAATTTTCTTCTATGTGCCGATGTTTCAAGGAGCCTTTTACAGTTTTACCAACTGGACAGGATTGACTTATAACTACAAATTTGTCGGCGTAAACAACTTTAAGCTCCTCTTCATGGATCCAAAATTCATGAATGCCATTGGCTTTACGGTGATCATCACGATTGCCATGGTGGTTGGGGAGATTGCTCTTGGGATCTTCATTGCGCGTGTCTTGAACTCTAAAATCAAAGGACAAACCTTCTTCCGTGCTTGGTTCTTCTTCCCAGCTGTTTTGTCTGGTTTGACAGTAGCTTTAATCTTCAAGCAAGTCTTCAACTATGGTCTTCCAGCGATTGGGAATGCCCTTCACATTGAGTTTCTCCAAACCAGTCTTCTCGGGACTAAGTGGGGAGCCATCTTTGCGGCTGTCTTTGTCCTTCTTTGGCAAGGGGTGGCCATGCCCATCATCATCTTCCTAGCTGGTTTGCAATCCATTCCAACTGAGATTACAGAAGCAGCAAGGATCGATGGCGCGACTAGTAAGCAAGTCTTCTGGAACATTGAATTGCCTTACTTGCTACCAAGTGTCTCTATGGTCTTTATCCTAGCCCTAAAAGGTGGGTTGACCGCCTTTGACCAAGTCTTTGCCATGACCGGTGGTGGTCCAAACAATGCCACAACTTCACTTGGGCTCTTGGTTTATAATTACGCCTTTAAAAACAACCAATTCGGTTATGCCAATGCCATTGCCGTAATCTTGTTCTTCTTGATTGTAGTGATTTCGATCATCCAATTGAGAGTATCTAAGAAATTTGAAATTTAA
- a CDS encoding carbohydrate ABC transporter permease — translation MKQDERKALIGKYILLILGSVLILVPLLATLFSSFKPTKDIVDNFFVFPTNFTWDNFSRLLADGIGGYYWNSVVITVLSLLAVMICIPMAAYSIARNMSKRKAFTIMYTLLILGIFVPFQVIMIPITVMMSKLGLANTFGLILLYLTYAIPQTLFLYVGYIKISIPESLDEAAEIDGANKFTTYFRIIFPMMKPMHATTMIINALWFWNDFMLPLLVLNRDSKMWTLPLFQYNYAGQYFNDYGPSFASYVVGIISITIVYLFFQRHIIAGMSNGAVK, via the coding sequence ATGAAACAAGATGAAAGAAAAGCCTTGATTGGCAAATACATTCTATTGATTCTAGGATCGGTTCTGATTTTAGTACCGCTCCTTGCCACCCTCTTTAGTTCCTTCAAACCAACTAAGGATATTGTAGATAATTTCTTTGTTTTTCCAACCAACTTCACATGGGACAATTTTAGTCGCCTCTTGGCTGATGGTATCGGAGGCTATTACTGGAACTCAGTTGTCATCACTGTCTTGTCCCTTCTTGCTGTGATGATCTGTATCCCTATGGCAGCCTACTCCATTGCTCGTAATATGAGTAAGAGAAAAGCCTTTACCATCATGTATACCCTCTTAATCCTTGGTATCTTCGTACCCTTCCAAGTAATCATGATCCCGATTACCGTCATGATGAGCAAGCTCGGTTTGGCCAACACCTTTGGGTTGATTTTGCTCTACTTGACCTATGCGATTCCACAGACTCTCTTTCTCTATGTGGGCTATATCAAGATCTCTATTCCAGAAAGTTTGGATGAAGCAGCAGAGATCGATGGTGCGAATAAATTTACAACCTATTTCCGCATCATCTTCCCAATGATGAAACCCATGCATGCGACAACCATGATCATCAATGCCCTTTGGTTCTGGAATGACTTCATGTTGCCACTCCTTGTCTTGAACCGGGATTCCAAAATGTGGACCTTGCCTTTGTTCCAATACAACTACGCAGGCCAATATTTCAACGACTACGGACCAAGCTTTGCCTCTTACGTGGTCGGCATTATCAGTATCACCATTGTCTATCTCTTCTTCCAACGCCATATCATTGCAGGAATGAGCAACGGTGCAGTGAAATAA
- the gtfA gene encoding sucrose phosphorylase, producing the protein MPIQNKTMLITYSDSLGNNLKDLYENLEKHFGDAVGGVHLLPFFPSTGDRGFAPVDYDQVDPAFGDWEDVKRLGDKYYLMFDFMINHISRQSKYYKDYQEKHDQSDYKDLFLNWDKFWPENRPTQADVDLIYKRKDRAPKQEITFADGTTEHLWNTFGEEQIDLDVTKEVTMDFIRKTIEHLASNGCDLIRLDAFAYAVKKLDTNDFFVEPDIWDLLDKVRDMAASYGAELLPEIHEHYSIQFKIADHGYYVYDFALPMVTLYTLYSSKVERLAKWLKMSPMKQFTTLDTHDGIGVVDVKDILTDEEIDYASNELYKVGANVKRKYSTAEYNNLDIYQINSTYYSALGDDDRKYFLARLIQAFAPGIPQVYYVGFLAGKNDLELLENTKEGRNINRHYYSNEEIAQEVERPVVQSLLKLFSFRNHSSAFDLEGRIEVETPDEHTIVITRQNKDQTVTARARINLADGTYQVTENGQEIVF; encoded by the coding sequence ATGCCAATTCAAAACAAGACCATGTTAATTACGTACTCAGACAGCTTGGGAAATAACCTCAAGGACCTCTATGAAAATCTGGAGAAACACTTTGGGGATGCAGTAGGAGGGGTTCACCTCTTGCCATTTTTCCCATCTACAGGAGACCGAGGCTTTGCGCCTGTGGACTACGATCAAGTGGATCCAGCCTTTGGGGATTGGGAAGATGTCAAACGGCTGGGCGACAAGTATTACCTCATGTTTGACTTTATGATCAATCACATTTCCCGTCAGTCTAAATACTACAAGGACTACCAAGAAAAGCACGACCAAAGTGATTACAAAGATCTCTTTCTCAACTGGGATAAGTTCTGGCCGGAGAATCGTCCAACTCAAGCAGATGTCGATTTGATTTACAAGCGCAAAGACCGAGCTCCTAAGCAAGAAATTACCTTTGCGGATGGGACGACTGAGCATCTCTGGAATACCTTCGGTGAAGAGCAGATTGACCTAGACGTGACCAAGGAAGTGACCATGGACTTTATCCGCAAGACCATCGAACACCTGGCAAGCAATGGCTGTGATCTCATTCGTTTAGATGCTTTTGCCTATGCGGTCAAGAAATTAGACACCAATGATTTCTTTGTGGAGCCAGATATTTGGGACTTGCTGGACAAGGTGCGCGATATGGCAGCCAGTTATGGAGCTGAGCTCCTGCCAGAGATCCATGAGCACTATTCCATCCAGTTTAAGATTGCCGATCACGGCTATTATGTCTATGACTTTGCCCTTCCAATGGTGACCCTCTATACCCTCTATAGCTCAAAAGTGGAACGCCTTGCTAAGTGGTTGAAGATGAGTCCGATGAAGCAATTCACGACACTCGACACTCATGACGGAATTGGGGTGGTCGATGTCAAGGATATCTTGACAGATGAAGAGATTGACTATGCTTCAAATGAGCTCTACAAGGTAGGAGCGAATGTTAAACGCAAATATTCAACAGCAGAATACAATAACTTGGACATCTACCAAATCAACTCAACTTATTATTCAGCCCTTGGAGATGACGATCGCAAGTATTTCCTAGCCCGTTTGATTCAAGCCTTTGCGCCAGGCATTCCACAAGTTTATTATGTTGGATTTTTAGCTGGAAAGAATGATTTGGAACTCTTAGAAAACACAAAAGAAGGACGCAATATCAACCGTCATTACTACAGCAATGAAGAAATTGCTCAAGAAGTAGAGCGTCCAGTCGTACAATCTCTTCTCAAGCTCTTTAGCTTCCGGAACCATTCCTCAGCTTTTGACTTAGAAGGAAGGATCGAGGTGGAAACACCTGATGAACATACCATTGTCATCACTCGTCAAAACAAAGACCAGACTGTCACAGCAAGAGCCCGAATCAATCTCGCTGATGGCACTTACCAAGTGACAGAAAACGGTCAAGAAATCGTATTTTAA